The following coding sequences lie in one Maniola jurtina chromosome 11, ilManJurt1.1, whole genome shotgun sequence genomic window:
- the LOC123869429 gene encoding protein abrupt-like, with the protein MAQSQFALSWESYKTNICSGFSSFQQSGELVDMTLAADGHLVKVHQVLIALASPYLKEIITAVPTQHPVVFLNNVSHTTLSLILEYIYTGEVRVPAENLPSFMESAKALHIRGLESIADNGNTTKMDTYMNETSLDNTRIRKKSDQIFISPNAKKIYADVNPDSSAMVSDQKPLVGSHDDNMHDYSDAMDDTHDDFDCDIDDDSKTQTPAKTGYNKSITSSKVAENSKLGSNLQFTVSIRGALQVILNRYIYNLHSSQSSGIRRWRCTDYRDKKCSAFVTTKGNVVLNRANPHNHSFHDKKILAKVEKNAVYSALDEVQDLARVKDKNKSITEGSEFVSH; encoded by the exons ATGGCACAATCACAATTCGCATTATCATGGGAATCTTATAAAACTAACATCTGCTCAGGGTTTAGTTCTTTTCAGCAG AGTGGAGAACTTGTTGATATGACTTTGGCGGCAGATGGTCATTTGGTAAAAGTGCATCAAGTACTAATTGCATTGGCAAGCCCTTACTTGAAAGAAATAATTACAGCTGTACCTACTCAACATCCTGTTGTATTTCTAAAT AATGTGTCTCACACAACCTTATCTCTAATATTGGAGTACATATACACTGGAGAGGTACGAGTACCAGCAGAGAATTTACCATCTTTTATGGAATCTGCAAAAGCTCTTCATATCAGGGGTCTGGAAAGTATT GCTGATAATGGCAACACAACAAAGATGGATACTTACATGAATGAAACTAGCCTGGATAACACAAGGATTAGGAAAAAGTCAGATCAG ATATTTATATCCCCAAACGCAAAAAAGATATACGCCGACGTCAATCCAGATTCTTCTGCAATGGt cTCTGATCAGAAACCTTTAGTAGGTTCACACGATGACAACATGCACGATTACTCTGATGCGATGGATGATACGCACGATGACTTTGATTGTGATATTGATGATGATAGTAAAACTCAAACACCAGCCAAGACTGGCTACAACAAGTCAATAACATCGTCTAAAGTCGCGGAAAATAGTAAAT tGGGCTCAAATCTACAATTCACGGTATCTATCCGCGGCGCCTTGCAAGTGATACTGAACCGCTACATCTACAATTTGCACTCGTCCCAGAGTAGTGGCATCCGACGTTGGCGTTGCACCGACTATAGGGACAAGAAATGTTCCGCTTTCGTCACCACCAAAGGCAACGTTGTTTTAAACAG agcAAATCCACACAATCACTCGTTTCATGATAAGAAGATTCTTGCTAAAGTAGAAAAAAATGCCGTATATTCTGCTCTGGATGAAGTTCAAGATTTGGCGAGagttaaagataaaaataaaagtataacaGAGGGCAGTGAGTTTGTTTCACATTGA
- the LOC123869430 gene encoding protein abrupt-like has protein sequence MAQSQFALTWESYKTNICSGFTSFQQNGELVDMTLAADGHLVKVHQVLIALASPYLKEIITAVPTQHPVVFLNNVSYTTLSLILEYIYTGEVQVPAESLSSFLESTKALHIRGLESIANSGNTTTKMDTNMNETSLNNTRIRKKLDQIVLPNTKKMYININPDSSAMDSVQKPLVDSHDDNMHDYADTMDDTHDDLDYDVGDDNKTQTPANTDNNKSKTSSTVSAKNMGSSLHFTVSIRGALQVILNRYIYNLHSSQTNGIRRWRCTNYRYRDKKCSAFVTTKGNVVLNRANPHNHSFHDKKILAKLEKNAIYSALEEIEDLAIVKDKRRI, from the exons atggcacaATCACAATTCGCATTGACATGGGAATCTTATAAAACTAATATCTGCTCAGGGTTTACTTCTTTTCAGCAG AATGGAGAACTTGTTGATATGACTTTGGCGGCAGATGGTCATTTGGTAAAAGTGCATCAAGTACTAATTGCATTGGCAAGCCCTTACTTGAAAGAAATAATTACAGCTGTACCTACTCAACATCCTGTTGTATTTCTCAAT AATGTATCTTATACAACCTTATCTCTCATATTGGAGTACATATACACTGGAGAGGTGCAAGTTCCAGCTGAGAGTTTATCATCTTTTTTGGAATCCACAAAAGCTCTTCATATAAGGGGTCTGGAAAGTATT GCTAATAGTGGCAATACAACAACAAAGATGGATACTAACATGAATGAAACTAGCCTGAATAACACAAGGATTAGGAAAAAGTTAGATCAG ATAGTACTGCCAAATACAAAAAAGATGTATATCAACATCAATCCAGATTCTTCAGCAATGGa cTCTGTTCAGAAACCTTTGGTAGATTCACACGATGACAACATGCATGATTACGCTGATACGATGGATGATACGCATGATGACTTAGATTATGATGttggtgatgataataaaactCAAACACCAGCCAACACTGAcaacaataagtcaaaaacatCGTCTACAGTTTCTGCGAAAAACA TGGGTTCAAGTCTACATTTCACGGTATCAATTCGCGGCGCGTTGCAAGTGATACTGAATCGCTACATCTACAATTTGCACTCGTCCCAAACTAATGGCATCCGACGCTGGCGTTGCACCAACTATCGATATCGGGACAAGAAATGTTCCGCTTTCGTCACCACCAAAGGCAACGTTGTTTTAAACAG AGCAAATCCACACAATCACTCGTTTCATGATAAGAAGATTCTTGCTAAACTAGAAAAGAATGCCATATATTCTGCTCTGGAGGAAATTGAAGACTTGGCGATAGTTAAAGATAAAAGAAGAATATAA
- the LOC123869423 gene encoding uncharacterized protein LOC123869423 isoform X2 has product MQLGILIANTPGQYIQNVTHDVLYNLLEYIYTGEVCVKIEKLSDFLKAAKELQLPGIGNDLSHAATLSKRQCENAAESLPVGKKIIIENRPFEYNPSDAAIDSNIDDISHIKIPPSQSANNSDLPLVEVLSNGNIHNVSEALDSLPNNKIQSLENRRLEYRKSDAANENILGIDVALTDNATNNHSLPFATSSINKPNQNTSKVLPIVTDIQILENGHLDYGTSEAAIETMNNLLHRNVTSSSDDNNHNDYSQSVNVMEVDDADNFDEYLKFPGSQRTPNQKIVTVKKNKVTSQHTKKIEVNKPVNKETQLEFSLAIDTDIMPQQYTVSNRGSLQMILNRYIYRMHFSANGGVKRRWRCIDHRALRCGAYIDTVNDKITERKVCHSHAFHDNKILKKIKANLVFGTLSTASDEAKKLNNMKDEVDITTDLNCD; this is encoded by the exons ATGCAACTTGGTATACTTATAGCTAATACTCCTGGTCAATATAtacaa AATGTCACACATGATGTATTGTACAATCTTCTAGAATACATATACACTGGTGAAGTCTGtgtaaaaattgaaaaacttaGTGATTTCTTAAAAGCAGCTAAGGAACTACAATTACCTGGTATTGGGAATGACTTGTCACATGCAGCAACTTTG aGCAAAAGGCAGTGTGAAAATGCTGCAGAATCATTACCTGTGGGGAAAAAGATTATCATAGAAAATAG GCCATTTGAATACAATCCAAGCGATGCTGCTATTGACTCAAACATTGATGATATTTCACATATAAAAATACCACCATCACAGAGTGCTAATAATAGTGATTTGCCACTTGTAGAGGTTTTG AGCAATGGAAACATTCACAATGTCTCAGAAGCCTTAGATAGTTTgcctaataataaaattcagaGTTTAGAAAACAG GCGTTTAGAGTATAGAAAAAGTGATGCAGCTAACGAAAATATTCTAGGCATTGATGTGGCACTGACAGATAATGCTACTAATAATCACAGTTTGCCATTTGCAACAAGTTCG ataaataaaccCAATCAAAATACTTCAAAAGTCTTACCTATAGTGACTGATATTCAAATATTAGAAAacgg GCACCTAGACTATGGAACGAGTGAAGCGGCCATTGAAACAATGAACAATTTGTTACATAGAAATGTCACATCCTCAAGTGACGACAATAATCATAACGATTACTCTCAATCTGTAAATGTTATGGAAGTTGACGATGCTGATAATTTTGATGAGTATTTAAAATTCCCTGGTTCACAAAGAACACCAAACCAAAAAATTGTGACTGTTAAGAAAAACAAAGTGACTAGTCAACATACTAAAAAAATAGAAGTCAACAAACCTGTCAATAAAGAAACGCAGCTTGAGTTTTCTTTGGCTATTGACACTGACA TTATGCCCCAGCAATATACTGTCTCAAATAGGGGCTCTTTACAAATGATACTCAACCGTTACATATATAGGATGCACTTCAGCGCAAATGGTGGAGTGAAACGCCGGTGGCGGTGTATAGACCATCGTGCATTGCGTTGTGGAGCTTATATTGATACAgttaatgataaaataactgAGAG AAAAGTTTGCCATTCACATGCATTTCACGATAACAAAATATTGAAGAAGATTAAAGCCAATTTGGTTTTCGGTACCTTAAGCACAGCATCGGATGAAGCGAAAAAATTGAACAACATGAAAGATGAAGTGGATATTACAACAGATTTAAATTGTGACTGA
- the LOC123869423 gene encoding uncharacterized protein LOC123869423 isoform X1 produces MYCLSWNSHKNNICNGFAQLQQKEEFVDMTLVAEGHLVKVHKNLISLASPYIKNVIQSVPCEHPTIFLSNVTHDVLYNLLEYIYTGEVCVKIEKLSDFLKAAKELQLPGIGNDLSHAATLSKRQCENAAESLPVGKKIIIENRPFEYNPSDAAIDSNIDDISHIKIPPSQSANNSDLPLVEVLSNGNIHNVSEALDSLPNNKIQSLENRRLEYRKSDAANENILGIDVALTDNATNNHSLPFATSSINKPNQNTSKVLPIVTDIQILENGHLDYGTSEAAIETMNNLLHRNVTSSSDDNNHNDYSQSVNVMEVDDADNFDEYLKFPGSQRTPNQKIVTVKKNKVTSQHTKKIEVNKPVNKETQLEFSLAIDTDIMPQQYTVSNRGSLQMILNRYIYRMHFSANGGVKRRWRCIDHRALRCGAYIDTVNDKITERKVCHSHAFHDNKILKKIKANLVFGTLSTASDEAKKLNNMKDEVDITTDLNCD; encoded by the exons ATGTATTGCTTAAGTTGGAACtcacacaaaaataatatttgtaatgGATTTGCCCAATTACAACAG AAAGAAGAATTTGTAGATATGACCTTAGTAGCTGAAGGTCATTTAGTAAAAGTTCACAAGAATTTAATTTCTTTGGCAAGTCCTTACATCAAAAATGTTATACAATCAGTGCCATGTGAACATCCTACAATTTTCTTGTCT AATGTCACACATGATGTATTGTACAATCTTCTAGAATACATATACACTGGTGAAGTCTGtgtaaaaattgaaaaacttaGTGATTTCTTAAAAGCAGCTAAGGAACTACAATTACCTGGTATTGGGAATGACTTGTCACATGCAGCAACTTTG aGCAAAAGGCAGTGTGAAAATGCTGCAGAATCATTACCTGTGGGGAAAAAGATTATCATAGAAAATAG GCCATTTGAATACAATCCAAGCGATGCTGCTATTGACTCAAACATTGATGATATTTCACATATAAAAATACCACCATCACAGAGTGCTAATAATAGTGATTTGCCACTTGTAGAGGTTTTG AGCAATGGAAACATTCACAATGTCTCAGAAGCCTTAGATAGTTTgcctaataataaaattcagaGTTTAGAAAACAG GCGTTTAGAGTATAGAAAAAGTGATGCAGCTAACGAAAATATTCTAGGCATTGATGTGGCACTGACAGATAATGCTACTAATAATCACAGTTTGCCATTTGCAACAAGTTCG ataaataaaccCAATCAAAATACTTCAAAAGTCTTACCTATAGTGACTGATATTCAAATATTAGAAAacgg GCACCTAGACTATGGAACGAGTGAAGCGGCCATTGAAACAATGAACAATTTGTTACATAGAAATGTCACATCCTCAAGTGACGACAATAATCATAACGATTACTCTCAATCTGTAAATGTTATGGAAGTTGACGATGCTGATAATTTTGATGAGTATTTAAAATTCCCTGGTTCACAAAGAACACCAAACCAAAAAATTGTGACTGTTAAGAAAAACAAAGTGACTAGTCAACATACTAAAAAAATAGAAGTCAACAAACCTGTCAATAAAGAAACGCAGCTTGAGTTTTCTTTGGCTATTGACACTGACA TTATGCCCCAGCAATATACTGTCTCAAATAGGGGCTCTTTACAAATGATACTCAACCGTTACATATATAGGATGCACTTCAGCGCAAATGGTGGAGTGAAACGCCGGTGGCGGTGTATAGACCATCGTGCATTGCGTTGTGGAGCTTATATTGATACAgttaatgataaaataactgAGAG AAAAGTTTGCCATTCACATGCATTTCACGATAACAAAATATTGAAGAAGATTAAAGCCAATTTGGTTTTCGGTACCTTAAGCACAGCATCGGATGAAGCGAAAAAATTGAACAACATGAAAGATGAAGTGGATATTACAACAGATTTAAATTGTGACTGA
- the LOC123869424 gene encoding L-2-hydroxyglutarate dehydrogenase, mitochondrial, whose product MIASKLPSFAGATKLQWFIPALTGRYQRILPVYCNFRRYSQEKQPYYDIVVIGGGIVGSASARELILRHPNLKIALLEKENRFAFHQSGNNSGVIHAGIYYKPGSLKAKLCVEGLRLTYKYLDEKCIKYSKCGKLIVATDRSEVSRLLDLYERGVKNGVKDIKMLDLKEIKELEPHCNGLQALWSPHTGIVDWGEVTNSYISDFKKCGGETYLNFEVNKFTEAESSEYPVTITDCKTNTIHAKYVLTCCGLHSDTVAVLTGCPEEPKIIPFRGEYLFLVPEKSHLTKANIYPVPDPRFPFLGVHVTPRIDGRVILGPNAILAFCKEGYRWGDVNMKELKDILSFSGFRKMAVKYAGFGLKEMTRSVLMPLQVMQIQKYIQEITTRDVEKGPAGVRAQAMAKDGTLIEDFVFDSKPGSGAIGSRVLHCRNAPSPGATSSLAIAKMIADKIKGEFKL is encoded by the exons atgATAGCTTCCAAATTGCCAAGTTTCGCCGGAGCTACAAAGCTCCAATGGTTTATTCCGGCACTAACTGGTCGGTATCAGAGAATTCTACCAGTCTATTGCAATTTTCGAAG GTATTCTCAAGAAAAACAGCCCTATTACGACATTGTTGTTATTGGTGGTGGTATCGTCGGCTCAGCTTCAGCTAGAGAATTGATTCTAAGACATCCTAACCTTAAAATTGCACTTTTGGAAAAAGAAAATCGTTTTGCATTTCATCAAAGTGGCAATAATAGTGGTGTAATTCATGCAGGGATTTACTATAAACCTGGCTCATTGAAAGCAAAGCTATGTGTTGAAGGTTTAAGGTTAACATACAAATACTTAGATGAGAAATGTATTAAGTACTCCAAGTGTGGTAAATTGATAGTTGCTACAGATAGATCAGAAGTTTCTCGACTTCTAGACTTGTATGAACGTGGAGTCAAAAATGGTGTCAAAGATATCAAAATGTTAGATTTAAAAGAGATAAAGGAGTTAGAACCCCATTGTAATGGTTTGCAAGCATTGTGGTCTCCCCACACAGGCATTGTTGATTGGGGTGAAGTGACAAATTCTTACATTAGTGACTTCAAAAAATGTGGTGGGGAGACATATCTAAACTTTGAAGTCAACAAGTTTACAGAAGCTGAAAGTTCTGAATATCCTGTAACCATAACAGACTGCAAGACTAATACCATACATGCTAAATATGTACTGACATGTTGTGGATTGCATTCTGATACAGTTGCTGTCTTAACTGGTTGTCCAGAGGAGCCTAAAATTATACCATTCAGAggagaatatttatttttagttccaGAAAAAAGTCATCTCACCAAAGCTAATATATATCCTGTTCCAGACCCAAGATTCCCATTTCTAGGAGTGCATGTGACACCCAGGATAGATGGACGTGTTATTTTAGGCCCTAATGCAATATTAGCATTTTGCAAAGAAGGTTACAG ATGGGGTGATGTTAACATGAAGGAGCTTAAAGATATTTTGTCATTTTCTGGATTCCGGAAAATGGCAGTTAAATATGCTGGTTTTGGGTTAAAAGAAATGACAAGATCAGTTTTGATGCCATTACAAGTAATGCAAATACAGAAATATATTCAGGAAATTACAACGAGAGATGTAGAAAAGGGGCCTGCGGGAGTGAGGGCACAAGCAATGGCGAAAGATG gCACACTGATAGAAGACTTTGTGTTTGACTCTAAGCCGGGGTCAGGCGCCATAGGTAGTAGAGTATTGCACTGCAGGAATGCACCATCCCCAGGTGCAACGTCATCATTAGCTATTGCCAAAATGATAGCAGATAAGATAAAAGGCGAGTTCAAGCTCTAA